In the Ochotona princeps isolate mOchPri1 chromosome 29, mOchPri1.hap1, whole genome shotgun sequence genome, tctgcacccacgtgggagacccaggggaagctcctggctttctccaTTTCAAACTGGTCTAgcccttgccattgtggccaccggggagtgaaccaacgcatggaagatctgtctctcctctacctttcaaataaaccaatcaatcttaagaggggaaaaaaaaaatgacatacttCTGCTGGTCACTGTTctcattttcaatgaaaatgagaaaCCTAGCTCCTCCATCACAATGGCCACGCCCCGCAGGTGGCTGGTGGATGGCGCGGCTCTAAACCCAAAGGCCTCGGACACGTCCAGTATGGGTGCGATCAGAGACTGGATAGGCTCGATCGGTGAGAGAGCCCCGGGGCAGCAGCCCCGGACGAGCGCCGAGGCTCAGGGGCGCCCAGAGGGGTGCTGGTCTGGGGTCCCCGCAcactgcctgccccagccctgcaccaGCGCCTCGCCGCCCCTCGCCCGGCCCCTGCTCACCGCCGCCCCTCGCCGCCCCTCGCCCGGCCCCTGCTCACCACCTCGTGCCCTTGCTTCCTTCACTTCAGGACGCGGCCAGCACAACCGCGCGGCACCAGGAAGGCGTGGGACGCACAAATGGCGGGCCCCGAACTCCCACAAGGCCGCGCGTTCCCAAAATGCCGCGCGCGCCAGGACCGCCCCCTCCTCGCCTTCGTCTCCGCTTCCTTTTTCACTCCGCCGACTGGGAAACGGCCACCCAGTGATAACGGTTCCGTGGCCGAGGACGGGGGCTCAAAGGTCCGGCCGGAAACACCGGCCGAGCGGGGCGGGCGGCTAGGCGACGAGGTGGGCGTCCTCGGAGCGGGGAcagcaggaggtgggagggaaggcCCGCAGCGGCCCTCGCACAACGTCATCACACAGGCGTCAGGAGGAGCAGCGCCGCGCTATTATTGGGCGGGACCAGGGTTTTACACCTGCAGTCGCTCAAGGGGCGGGGCCCGGCAGAGGCGGGGCTCACTGAGGGACAGCTTGGGGAGCCAATGATAGCGATAGTCTGGGCTTTGGGGGCGGAACTCAGATAGGGGGCGGAGATTCCAGGGGTGGGAAAGCCGGCTCGTCGGCGGGAGGCTGACGTCAGGGAGTGGGGCGGAGCTAACTAGAAACCGAGCCTGCGAATGGCCAGGTCGGGCTTCCATCATGAGGCCGGGAGCCTCTAGGACACCGAAGTGTggggcgggcgggggcgggggcggggaagggCGTGGCCTCGTCGTGGGGGCGGGGCGGCGCTTGGGGCTGGGCCGCCGCCTGCCACCCGAGCTGCTTTTCCCCACCGTGGCGGCGGCGGCCAGGGCCACGGCGACAGCGGCTGATCTCCCTACGCATTAGCTGCGCTCCTGCACCGGCCGGACGTGAAGCTGCAGCCCGCACCGGGCCGGGGCCATGGGCGCCCCGCGCTGCCCGGGTCATGAGGACGGAGGCGGAGGCAGCGGGGTCGCCGCTCGAACCGGGTCAGTGCCCCTTTCTGAGGCCCCAAACCCACGAAAacggaggggaaggagagggagacctCGCCCTTAGCGCTTAACTGTCCTCAGGCCGCTGTGGAGGGAGAGCTTGGCGGAGCCGCCTCCCGCTCCCACCCGCAGCCTCTGGTCCACTGGGTCAGTCAGCTGTGCTGGCCATCACGTGGGAGGGGGACCCCGAGTGGCCAAGGCTGCCAGCTCTCCCTTCCccgtccctcctccctccccgaaAAGGAAAAAGTCCTGCTTGGGAGATCTCGTTCCTTTCTGCCAAGATGGGCCAGGGAGACACCACCACCGGCCCTTCCCTGTGGCTGCTTCTGTCCCAGTGTAACCCGAGCCCCCTTGGGCTGCAGATGGTCAGTCTGGTCAGTCGTGGTGTCCTGGGCTTCAGTTTGCTTGTccaaggaggaggggaaggaggaagtgggATTCCTCGTTGTGCTTAAGTTAGAGGCTTGGTGGGAAGAGAGGATGCTCACTGATacctgggagggggcaggagtaGGTGGGACCCTAGCAGCAACCACCCCCCCATGTAATTTCATATTCCTGCTCCTGAAGTTATCTATTTAGAAGACAAGAGTCCTACCCAGTCcgtgcagggggagggagggaggcaggtgctgcGCCCAGCTGTTCAGCTGCGGAATCCCCACAACCCTCAGATCATCAGCCTCGGAGGGGTTAGATATCCATGGTCCCTGGACCACCTAGTGACAGCCACCAACTGAAGCCAGCTGAGGAGGCTTCCAGGCATCAGCCTGGGTGTCTTTGGGCTCTGGAAGCTTGGGCTTTTATCAGGACCAGTGTCAAGGTGGCCTCAGCCTCCACTTATCACACTCCACAGAAGTGCCTGGAGCCCTGTACGCTGATCGGCCAAGACTGGGCACGGTGTCTAGCCTAGTGGGACTGGAGGACTGAGGGGTGCTAGGGCTTGGGGgttaggaagaggagaggagaggagtccCCAAACGCCTTCAAGAGCAGCTCTCCTGTGCCATGCTTGGCAGCTGGCCATTGGAGTGGCGGGGAAGGCAAAGCCAGcctggtggaagatggccctagtcAGTGCCAGAGGTCAGGCCCCAGAGTACAGAGAGAACCTGGCATGGAATAGTCTGGAagctggcagggaggagggggctgaCACACCGTAGTGACAGCTGGCCTGGGCAAATCAAGACATATTTTAGCGTATTTTGGGGGAAACCTCTTTTATTCAGTAAGTATGTGTGCTGTGGGCTGAGGGCTAGGAAGAGACAAGGATCATGTCCCCACCTGCCACCTGGGTAGTCTTAGTACACCTTTCACTCCCACCCCTCTGGAGGACCCCGGATTACAAGGCCCCCCAGGAGGGACAGGACCGGGACATTTTGGATGACCTGTGATGGGAAATAACAATGTCACAGACCCAGGGTTATGTAAGAGCCAAGCCTGGGGAGTTACCAGCCTGTGCAGCGAAAAGCAGGAGCCGGGCAGTACATAGCAGCGGACTGGAGGGGGTTGAGGAAGTCACCCTACTCCGCAGCCAGGCACCCCTCAGAGAGCACTTGTCTCTGCTGCAGCCCCAGTGCAGGGAACTATGGAATCTGAGGCCGTggaggttggagccaggagtcttggGGTAGGGGGCCCTGTCTGTTCCCAGAGCGCAGCACACAGAGAGGCAATGCTGCTTGTCTTCCGAGAACTGTTTACTCCTAAACCTGGGTGTCCCCCAGGCACTGGGGAGTCATCCTGAGCTGGATTAGCAGGTTCCCTGGCTAGCCCAGGTGACCTATAAACAACAGTAACTGATTTTTCTCACAGTCCCACATCAAGGCTCTGGGCAACTTGGGTGTCTGCTAAAGGCCCTTTCAAGATGGTGCCACCTGGCTCTCCTCTCTATGGtccaagaggcagaagaaagaactgaGAGAAGGGGGGAGGGGTGATGAGCTGCTAATCCAGCCAAGAGTCAGCTCCGAAAGGTCCCAAGTGGGAACAGCAGCCAACTGCAGGGTTTAAGCTTCCATAGGAGTCTGGGAATGGATACTTTGAAACCAAACCCCTGCCTTTAGGAAGCTTACCATTTGGGGAAGGGGTAGGAGACTATATAGCCTTTTTGTTGCCGTTGTTACTTTTACTAAGCCAGGTGGAGGAAAGAAACAGGATGTGAAGGAGGCTGAGGGAATGGGGGAATAAAGCTGTGGGAGGAAGAGGGCCgtgaaagcagcaggggacaccTGGAGCCTGTTCGCTGGGAAAAGGCAACACAGGTGAGGGTCAGGTGAGACTTGGGTCTCAGGGCCATGGTCAAGGGCAATTGTGTTTTCCCCCCAGCAATGCAGCCAGAAATTAGATGGGCTCTTTCTATGCAGAAATGGGACAGGGACTCCGGGGGAGACTTTGTGGTGGAGGACAGACAAGATGAAAGGTCTTTGGGTTCCTTTTAGAGGCACCCAGAGCCAAGCGGGCATAGCCTCTGCCTGGCCTTACCAGGCACCAGCTGGGAGGCACATTCATGGCAGCACCTGCCCAGGACTTTATGTACTGCGGACTTAGGGTGATTCATTTCCCAGAAAAGAAGTCGGGTGATGGAGCAGGTGGCCCGCCTCACCTAGGCTGTTCTgccttccctggctcctgccgtacaccctgggaggggagtggaggagaCAGAGGCCCAGCGCAAGAGTGGTCTCGGGGCCCTGCCTCGTGGGGACATAGAGGCAGCCCAGGGCTCCGTGCTAGGAGCCAAAGCCTGGTCTCACCCCCAGAGAAATACAGTGGCAAAGGTTGAAGGGCATGGCCAGTGTAGGGCCAAAGGAGGCCTGGGGAGCTGTTTCTCAGCTGAGCCAGCCCTTGAACATGGGCAAGGTTCAACTGCCATGGATCCtgacagaagccaggaaggaCTCCAGGGTCAAGGCTAGGGTGGGTGTCAGCAAAGTGAATAGTTGGTACCCCAAGGCTGGTGGACTCTTGGGGTGATTCAGTGCAGAGCTGGTCCATCATTACAGAGAGACCCCCGCCCCACTCCctgccacatacacacatacacacatgcacacacacaccccctcgaGTCGGGAGACAAGGCAGGCTGGGTTGTTGCCCCTAAGTGGTTGTCACCAAGGGAGTAATTTGTGGCAACTAGCGGAGGGACGTCCCTTCTAGATCTTTGGACTCTGAACTTTGGCCTGGTTCAAGGGATGCCAGAGTGGGAGGCTCCTACAGGTCACGTGCCAgcctgccccttcccccaccctggcCCATCCTGCCCTGCCAGGGCCTCGGCGCACACCCTGACTTCCCCCCTCCCtcgacacacacatacaccatttCCTGAACCCCAGCCCCTGCTTTTCCCTGACGTCTATTTGTTTTCCCTGGCCAACGGGACACGGAGTTGGTGTTACTCGCTGTGGTATTTCCAGTACACATGCCGCCAGGTACTTGTTGGTCCCTGGGAAAAGATTTGTTGCTTGAGTGACCAGATCCCTGACTCTGATGGTGGCCAGACTTGGTCCGGTGACAAAAAGGCAGGTGCCCAAGCCCACAGCCAGCCAGGATCAGAATGCCTGTGTCAGGCCCTTGCTGCACCTAGCCCTGGGACAAGTTGGAAGTGTGCTAGGGACAGCAGGGGGGGGTGCTGGCAGAGCATGTTTGTGACGGTCCCCTTTTCCCCTAATGTCCCTTTGATACCTTGTTAGCCCTCCAGGGGCCATGTGGGCTCTTGGTGTTCCTacagcagaagcagggagcaaaacaaccccaggccctgcctcctgggAGTGCTCAGCAAAGGAAGGGCTCAGGGGAGGGGCCCCAGAAGCTGCGAGTACGCACAGTGTGGGTGTCCCGGGGGTGACAGCATGGAGGAGTCACATCCCAGGGGGAGTGACATCCCTGGTGCCGGtgcaagggaaggaaggaaacaggtaGAAGGACTGGGGGCCGCAGCGTGCAAGGCAGGTGTTGTCCTAAGAGGTAAAGACCCCACCCACTGCTGGGTTGGGGGGTTGGGCTGACCTAGCTGGCCTGATGTtctgtgggtgtgggtggggatGACCAGGGGAGGAGTCCCTggtatggaaagagaaagaagagccgAGGGAAGGCCCCTCAGCAGCCTCTGTAGCGTCCCCACAGGAAGTGATGATGCCACCTGCAGGGGCGGTGCTGGTGGCAGCCTACATGGTCAGGGAGGGTTGGTGACCTCTGTCTGTTTCCACACAGGGGACTTTGTGCAGCTACCTGTGCCCATCATCCAGCAACTGTACCACTGggactgtggcctggcctgctccaaGATGGTGCTACGGTGAGTGGTGGGCAGGTACCTGCCCCAgctccacagcacacacagctggAGACAGCTAGGATCTCACCACATACATGCTAGTCCTGGCTGGCGGCTCCCAGAAGACTTGCTCAGGTCGGTCTGTAAAAACCCAACCTTCAGGGTCTCCTCACACTGAGGGGCTCAGGATGGCCcacagaggccagtgctgtggcatttctggttaagccaccaccctcAGTActagcatcccctgtgggcacctgtTTTGTCCccgcttctgagccagctccctgctaatacacctggggaagcagcctaaaaccttgggcctctgcacccatatgggagacccagtagaagctcctggcttctgatctggagcctggcccagccctggctgttgtggccatttgaggagtgaattagcagatggaagatgcatctctctctctctctttctccttttaaataaataatagaataattttttaaaaaagtgaacaaGGAATCCCCTTACCAACCAGAACAGGGCCAGAACAGGCCCTCCCAATACCAGGCTCCTCGCAAGCCTGATGAGCTGAGACCACTTGTGTCTCCCATGGACCTTTAACACTGAGCCCCAGATCAGCTTCTCCCTTACCCCCCTTGTCTTTTTACACTTTGGAATTGCAGGCAAGTCAGGATTCAGCTGCCCCCCCAAAATTCTTGAAAACAATTTAGGATACGCAAAGGGCCTTATAGAAATGAAGCTAGTGAGACCCGAGAGGCCATAGCcacctgcccaaggccacacagcctgCCTGAGACACTGCCAAGCAGACCCTAGGCCTTTGGATGGTGCCCCAGGCAGCTCGAGGCAGCCAGGGGCCCTGGCAGTCCTCAGGCGGTGTGTGAGCAGGACATATGATTTGGTGTGTTTCAAAGGAGCCTTGGGGCCATTGGGTACTCCGACTGGCTGGCAGGCCAAAAGCATGAGGGTGGCCCAGGCCAGGTGGATGAAACCCCTCTGTGGTCCCTCCGTGCCTGCAGGTACCTGGGCCAGTTGGATGATGGAGAGTTTGAGAGTGCCCTGCAGGAGCTGCGCCTGACCCGGAGCATCTGGACCATCGACCTGGCCTATCTGATGCGCCACTTCGGCGTGAGGCACCGCTTCTGCACTCAGACGCTGGGTGTGGACAAGGGCTACAAGAACCAGGTGAGTGGACAGTGGCTGGGCCTTCCCACGTGGGGCTACCAAGGTCCATTGGTGGCAAGAGGGGAAGTGGGAAAGGCTGGGACGCCCCAGGTAGACATAGACCAGGGAGCAGTATATCTGAGCCCATGAGAGCAGGTGACTTCGTGGTCCTGCTGCCTCGAGGGTCtgtgctccctcctgcctgccttcacCATCACTCTCAGACTAACCCTTtccttgtttttggttttggttttgtttttttttcccttcctcttgAAAAATAATTCTTGGGACCTGCATGGTGATACAGCAAGTTAATCTTCTATCTGTGGTGCAGGCATGCCTTAGtggcgctggttcaaatcccagctgttctgcttgcagtccagctccctgctaacatacctgggaaggcagcagaggatgaccaagtgcttggactcctgccacctgtgtgggagacccggatggagttcctggcttcagccctggctgttgcagccatttggagagtgaactagcattTGATGGGTTCTCTCTGTCTAGTTcgggcctttcaaataaataaaacttagaaggaaagaaggagagaggaagggaggaagggaaagaaggaaggaagctagctagctagctggCTGTCTCTATCCCAAGCAATGGCATGGACAGAACCACAAAAGAATGaaggggtgggcagcagggagcaaGCTAGCTGCAAGGAGAAGGCTGAGCCCACCAAGGACAGCATGGCCACAGCTCAGCTTGGCCACATGTGGTCTACCAAACAGATTTGTTTATTCGTTTGTTGTTGCTGGGGCCACCAACGGGCTGAGGAGCACCTGTTCTCAGGGCCCCTTGCCCTTGGCCTGCCTCAAGGCCATCGTCCCTGGGCCAGCTCCATTGACTTTTTCTCTCCTGGCAGAGAAcattggaagcagagtcaggtTGAAGGGCGTTGGCCCCTGGACCAAGGCCTGTCTCCAGGGTAGCGGGCAAGCCTagctgcagctgtgtggggaAGAAGGCACCAGTGTGTTGGCGAGGCTAAAATggcatttattttgcttgaaagagttacagagaggcacagaaagagagagagacttttttttaagatttatttatttttattggaaaggcagatatatagagaagaggacagacagaggaaaagatcttctatccgatggttcattccccaagcggccgcaatagctggagctgagccgatctgaagccaggagctaggagtctcttccaggtctcccatgggggtgcaaggtcccaaggctttgggccatcttcgattgctttctcaggccacaaacagggagctggatgggaagcgaggcttccaggattagaaccagtgaccatatgggatcctggcacatacaaggtgaggactttagagcTAGGatacggcgccaggcccaaaaaccttctatccattggttcacttctcaaatggtcacagtgggcCAGTCTGAGACTGAAAGTCGGGTgtgagcttcctcagggtctcccacatgagtgcaggagcccaaacacttaaaCTGTCTCctactgaattggaagtggagcagctgaagacTCAAACCGGtttcccatatggggtgctggcatcatagATGGAGACTTTACTCATTgtgccaccgtgctggccccaCACATAGCTTTTTCTGACCGGGCATGTTGCCTGTGCCATCTGCATAACCAGCAGGGACCTCCCCCTGCCCACCCTCTCTCCTCCTGTGCTGTGCCTGCCGTTTTGCCCCGTGCAgagtgggcagcaggagcagccagggcgGGTGGCCACTCCAGCCTGCCCTCCTCTCTTCAGTCCTTCTACAGGAAGCACTTTGACACCGAGGAGACCCGGGTGAACCAGCTGTTTGCACAAGCGAAAGCCTGCAAGGTGCTGGTGGAGAAATGGTGAGCCCATTTCTagtaggggaggggaaagggaaaggcTAGGACTCGGCTCTCCAGGTGTGTGTAGGCCCTGGCTTGCTTCCCCTTCCGCATGAGCCTTGGTTTTCCCATCCATAAAACTGGGGGTTGATGGGGCGGCGGGCTGGACATTTACTCCAGTCTGGGGTAAAGGCTGCCCACGTGCTGCAAGGACCAGTACAGAGGACAGGTGAGGCCAGTGCTCGGGCCGCTCAGGGGACACTCAGGGGACAACAGGCTGCATGAACAGAACCCAGGAGCCCTGCTGAAGGGATTATGGGTAGAGGAACACCATGGAGGCACCATGACTGACGGGGCGGGGTGCAGCGATCCGCCCAGCAGCTGGGCTGTCTGCGGAAGCCCTGCTCTCAGGCCTCTCCACTTGGGCTGCCCTGTGGCCTTCCTTCATCCTTCCTCCCTACTCAGCTGTCTGGGGCTGCATTCAGACAGACCCTGGGAGCAGCTCTTCCAGGTGTGAGCTCACGGTGGCGCTGTGCTCATGCGCTCCTCATCTCGGGtccccagatccagctcccagcccctctAAAGATTTGCATTTTCATTATTAACCAGATAGGTGATTTGGAAAACAGAGCGAAAATGTTTCcacttacttttgtttttaaagattgatgaaTTAATTTGCAAatcagagagaaagcttccatccacttgttccctccccagatggctgcaacaccctgggctggcccaggagtcagagatctttcatccactgattcactccccaagtggcagcaacagctggagctgagccaatcccaagccaggagccgggagcttcttccaggtctcccacgcaggtgcagggtcccaaagctttgggtcctcctctattgctttcctgggtcataagcagggagctggaaaggaaatggagcagccaggatacgaactggctcGCATATGTGGgactggagcagccagtatacgaACTGGCTCGCATATGTGgtactggagcagccaggatacgaactggctcGCATATGTGGTACTGGTgcttacaggtgaaggattagcaagTCGAGCTATCATGCTGCACCCTCCTCTGTTTCAAAGACCTAAGTGAggcgggggaaaaaaaaaaaaaaagaaaagaaaatggtatGTTTGCTGCAAACCAGACCGCCACGTGACTTAGCCGTGGCCAGAGTCCCGTCAGGCCATGTGGTGGCTATGCTGTCACCCCGAAGGAGAGAGGGGAGCCCTGACTCTAGGACTTCCCCAaagctctttctgtgcctctggGTGTTTGCAAATGATGGCTGGTGGCTGAACTGTGTAGGGGGTATCTCCAGAGCTACTGTGGACCAGCCTTTCCTGGGGGCAGCCACTCATGCCACAGGAAGCCTTTGGGGGGCAAAATGGAGAATGAACATTTTCAGGGGAAGCATTTGGTTTGCAAAGTGGCTAATCCAGGCTTGGCTTGGGTTTGTGGAACTGCACTGGACTAGCAGtttgcagctccagctgtggcggctccttggggagtaaaccagtggatggaagatctttctcactgtctgtctttctgtctgtatacctgcctttccaataaaaataaataaatcttaaacaaacaataCACGGCGATCTGGGccaccaagagcaaaaaaaaaaaattccttagacAGACTGAGTGTGCGGTTGTGACTGCTACCCTGGCGGCCCAGCTGGTGCCCAcctcctcctgcccaccccactcccatGCTGCTGGCTCATCTCATGCCCCATAAGGCCCCCAGACAAGGCCATTTCCACCTGCGAGGAGCTGGGGCCGAGGGTAGAAGAGCTGAGCTAGACTTGAGATAGGAGGCACGGGGAGCCGGCGAGCACCTGCAGACCCCTCCctcttgcccccccccccccagcgctGTGAGCATTCAGGATATCCAGGCCCACCTGGCCCAGGGCCACGTGGCCATCGTGCTCGTGAACTCAGGAGTGCTGCACTGcgacctgtgctccagccccgTCAAGTACTGCTGCTTCGCCCCCAGAGGCCACCGCTGCTTCTGCCGCACCCCCGACTACCAGGGCCACTTCATCGTGCTGCGCGGCTACAACCGGGCCACCAGCTGCATCTTCTACAACAACCCAGCCTATGCCGACCGTGAGTGCTGCGGcagaaggaggggaggggggtGATGCAGTGGATTATCAGGGCCgccccccagccctccctccagCCCCATGAATGTTGAGCAGGAGGCACAGGAAACAGAGAAATGGGGAACAAGCTCACAACCAGACCGAATTTATTACAGCAACAAATTCCAAGGGGGTGGCCATCTGCCCGCAAGTAGatggagtggagcaggtggcagaggcccaggccttCAGCAGGCTGGGCTTGGGATGTTTCCAACGGtggggacctggaagatgctctatTTATTAACCTGAGGGCACAACGTTACAAACTTGTGTTCTTGCGCCCTCCAGTGGCCCCTGCCCCATCCAGGCCTGTTCCCCTCGTTGCCCACAGGGCAGGGACACGGGGACACAGGGGAGGACCTCTTTGGGCTTTACTCTCCCCCAGCTACTAAACTAGGCAGGGGTTGGAGAAAGAGCTCACAAGACTAGAAGAGGTGGCAGACAGCTTCCTGGGGATGCAGGAAGT is a window encoding:
- the GUCD1 gene encoding protein GUCD1 isoform X3, whose translation is MVLRYLGQLDDGEFESALQELRLTRSIWTIDLAYLMRHFGVRHRFCTQTLGVDKGYKNQSFYRKHFDTEETRVNQLFAQAKACKVLVEKCAVSIQDIQAHLAQGHVAIVLVNSGVLHCDLCSSPVKYCCFAPRGHRCFCRTPDYQGHFIVLRGYNRATSCIFYNNPAYADRMCSTSISNFEEARTSYGTDEDILFVYLDS
- the GUCD1 gene encoding protein GUCD1 isoform X2 — translated: MRPGASRTPNCAPAPAGREAAARTGPGPWAPRAARVMRTEAEAAGSPLEPGDFVQLPVPIIQQLYHWDCGLACSKMVLRYLGQLDDGEFESALQELRLTRSIWTIDLAYLMRHFGVRHRFCTQTLGVDKGYKNQRCEHSGYPGPPGPGPRGHRARELRSAALRPVLQPRQVLLLRPQRPPLLLPHPRLPGPLHRAARLQPGHQLHLLQQPSLCRPHVQHQHQQLRGGQNQLRHR
- the GUCD1 gene encoding protein GUCD1 isoform X1, producing the protein MRPGASRTPNCAPAPAGREAAARTGPGPWAPRAARVMRTEAEAAGSPLEPGDFVQLPVPIIQQLYHWDCGLACSKMVLRYLGQLDDGEFESALQELRLTRSIWTIDLAYLMRHFGVRHRFCTQTLGVDKGYKNQSFYRKHFDTEETRVNQLFAQAKACKVLVEKCAVSIQDIQAHLAQGHVAIVLVNSGVLHCDLCSSPVKYCCFAPRGHRCFCRTPDYQGHFIVLRGYNRATSCIFYNNPAYADRMCSTSISNFEEARTSYGTDEDILFVYLDS